The following is a genomic window from Rubeoparvulum massiliense.
ATCAAAGCGTAAGGGATTCAAACCAGGACGTCCCTTCATATCGCGCCGTTGTTCTCCTGCAGGATTGAATGGAAAGAAGGATGAACAGACACCGATTAATGCAACCCGACCATTTAAGGTTTCGAGATATTTCGGCTCGTCTGCTTCAGCTAGGTTCATCCCTACGCCTGCATAGACAAAGTCGTACTGATTGAGGTAGTGCAGCGTCCGTTCGATACCATCATATAGATAATCCAGTGTATGATTATTGGCTAGGTTAAGGAGATTGAAGCCATAATCTCGGATGTCATCTAATACTTTGGATTGAGCCATTGCCCATGTACCACCGCTTTGTGCAGATGGTGTCGCTTCTTTGTTGTGCACTGTTGTTTCTAGATTGGCGAAGCGCACGTCAGCTTGGTTGATCAATTCAGCCAACTTTTTAAACGCTTCATCTTTTCCTGGATACCGTCTTACAATAAAAGAGTCCCCTGATGCAAAGAAAGAAATTTCGCTCATGTTGATTGACCTCTTTTCTGCATGATGATAAATCACAACATCCAACTTACCAACCACTTTTGAAACAGACCCAAAAATCAGACGACTTGATACGTTGTTATCCTCTTGAGTTCACCAGTATTATTCAATGTGCACTCATAGTAAGGAATTCTCCATGTGAATCCTTTCACCTTTGTAAAAAACGTTTGTTCATAAAGAAGTTATAGAAGGCGTGGTTTTGATGGGTGGTTTACTCCATCAAATCCTTCGTCGCCCTTATTTGGCTACGTCCCAAGCTGAATTGAGAGATCTTTAGCAGATTGTTAGAGGATTTAAAAGCAATGGGAACGAATGGATTAGTGATCAAGAAATCTGTAATTTGGATGAGGAAAAGGGAGGCGTTGAAGTGATTACCATTGAAGATGTAATGAATGCCCGTTTACAGATTGCGGATCTGTGTAAAGTAACACCGTTGCTCCATTCTACTTTACTCTCTAAGTCTTGTGGTAATCAGTTATTGATTAAGGGGGAACATCTTCAGAAGACAGGTGCGTTCAAGCTTCGTGGAGCTGTAAACAAGGTCAAGACACTGAAAAGTCAAGGCGTGAAACATGTGGTGGCCGCTTCCTCAGGTAATCACGGTCAAGCGGTGGCCTATGTGGCAAAGCAACTCGGGATGGAGGCTACCATTGTCGTACCTGAAACCGTACCACGTTGTAAAGAACAGGCTATTCGTCTCTATGAAGCCACTGTTGTCCATCGAGGTATTACCTCAGCAGAGCGAATCAATTGGGCGAAACAATATTGTGATGAGGTGGGAGCAGCCCTTGTCCTCCCCTATGATGATGAATTAGTCATGGCTGGACAAGGTACTATCGGTCTTGAACTCGTTGAGCAGTTCGATGAGATCGATACCATCTACGTCCCCGTAGGTGGCGGTGGCTTGTTAGCAGGTATCACCATCGCCATTAAGCAATTAAAGCCATCCATTCAGTTAATCGGTGCCGAACCTCTTCTTGCCAATGATACCTATCTTTCCCTACAGGAAGGAAAACGAGTTACGATTCCACCTTCCACTACCTTAGCTGATGGATTACGTACCAATACACCTGGTGAGCTGACCTTTCCGATTCTTCAGCATTATCTCGACGATATGGTGCTCATTTCTGAAGAAGAGATGGGAGCTGCCTTCTATGCCACCATGCTCTACCTTAAGCATGTAGTGGAGCCTTCAGCTGCCATTGCCATCGCAGGGGCCATGGCCCACCCACCGAAAGGGAAGAAAATCGTCGCTATCGCTTCCGGTGGGAATGTGGACCCTATGGTCATCCCGCAGCTCCTTCAGCTTGCCCAAATGTTAAATTGATCGAATCGTTTGACTCCGTATTAGTTAGAGCTCCAATCATGATAAGCGCTGCCCTCTAAAAAACGTTCACAATCCATGGCAGCCATACAGCCGCTCCCTGCGGAAGTGATCGCCTGCCGATAATGGGGATCCTGAACATCCCCACAGGCGAAGATTCCTGGAATACTCGTCCGCGGACTGCCCCTCTCTACCTGGAGATAGCCTTGCTCATCCAAGGGAAGCTGCCCTTGAAGAAACGCTGTATTGGGTTGATGACCGATGGCGATAAAGATCCCATCGGTCTCCACCAATTCTTCCACACCTGTACGATTATCCCGTATTCGTAACCCAGATACTCGCTCATTCTCAGCAACTACCTCCAATGGTGTTCGGTTGAGGAGCCAGTTGATCTTTGGGTTCTTCCTGGCACGTTCTTGCATGATTTTTGATGCACGAAGCTCTTCACGGCGATGGACGATGCTTACCTCACTAGCAAAACGAGTTAAGTAATTGGCCTCCTCCATAGCAGAATCTCCTCCGCCTACTACGAGAATCCTCTTTCCACGATAAAAGAAGCCATCACAGGTTGCACATGTGCTAACTCCTCGCCCCATATTCTCTTTTTCTCCAGGGATCCCAAGGAGACGAGCAGAGGCACCCGTTGAGATGATAATGGCTACTGCATTCATCGTATCTCCATTGGATAAATGGATCTGGTATGGTGAGGCTTCTAGCCCAAGCTTAGTCACCTCTCCCTGAATAAATTGCGCCCCAAACCGCTCTGCCTGCAGGCGCATACGTTGCATCAATTCGGATCCATCAATACCTTCCGGGAAGCCGGGAAAGTTTTCTACCGTTGTGGTTGTTGTGAGCTGACCTCCGGGGTTATAGCCTTCAACCACTAGGGGTTCAAGATTAGCACGGGCTAAATAGATGGCAGCAGTCAATCCAGCGGGGCCTGTTCCAATAATCAGTACCTTCTTCATGTGTTATCTCCTCCATAATGATGATTGATTCTATTGTTCATCAGTTTTACTATTCCCCCATTTGATTTATACTTAAGAATGAAATGTCATGTAGGGGGTATCCAAATGAACAAACACTATAGCCAAATGACAGAAGAAGAACTGCATGATGAAATCCTTATGCTTGCCCAACATATTCGCGTCGCTAAGGAAGCGAACAATGAGTTTGAACTACCTATCCTTGAGCAGAAAATGCTCTTGGTTAAATCTCATCTTGTTGATCAATCAATGATTCATCCAGGTGATCTCTATGCCATTGATGAAGAGCCCGGTTCAACCTTCCGTATCCACCATTTGAAGGGTGTCTTTGCTTGGGGCAATCGTAATGAAGAGAGTGAAATGATCGGCCTTATCCTAGCAAAGCTGGGCCAAAAGCTGGAATCTGCACCACAGGAGTAATGTAGAATCTGCTTTGAATTCATAAGAACAGGAGGAGTTTTGTCATCGCTCCTCCTGTTTTATATTTTATGGAATCTGTTATTTTGGCATTTGTTGTTATGGATAATATCACTTCCTTTCTCAAAATCTATACCCATAAGGAATGTTATTTCTGGAGGTATAGACGATGAGAAAACAGCAATTACGTTGGTATCTTCTATTACTACTCTGCTTTGCCCTCTTCTTGACCGCTTGTAATACCCAGAACCAAGGTGCGGCTAATGAAAATAAGCCAAATCAGGCAACGAAGGTAAAGAACCCACAGAATGTACCTCATCAAAACAATGCAACAAAGCATCTAACACCCACAACAAACAAGACTGGAAGTAAAGCAACCACCCATGGCAATCACTTCTCCAAGGAAAAAGCCGTGGAGCAAGAGATTAAGGTAGCTGTGAATCATGACTACACTGATACTGTACATGCGTACCAATTAGATGGGAAGACGTATATCCCCATCAAGCCACTCTTGGAGATTCTAGGCTTCCACATCATCCATCAAGAGGATCATAAGCTTTCTGCTGGTTTTACCGATGAGTTGATTCATGTAGAAAGTGACGGAACGACTGCCATAATTGAAGGCAAACATCTTTTTCTAAATGAGCCAGTACTGCGAACGGATTCTGAGATGTATGCTACCGTTAGTACATTACAGCAGCTCTTCGGTGATCTCTACCATGTAAATGCCAGTGATCATCAGCTCCATTTTAACGCGGACAATCAACGCTTTGGCTTTCCAAAGGAGAAAAGCCCCAGTGATATCCATGTGGATGAAGCTGTTCCGGCCCTCTCAAGTACCATGGCTGATCAAATTATCCTCACCGCCAAGAAATATGTTGGAACACCCTATGTCTTTGGTGCTGCAGCAGGTCAATCCCGTACCTTCGATTGTGCCTCCTTTGTGCAATACGTTTATGCAAAGCATGGGATTAAGCTACCACGAGTCTCACGGGTTCAGGCCAAGCTTGGTACACCGATCTCCGTCAATAATTTGCAAAAGGGCGACCTCCTCTTCTTTTACTGGCCAGGGCGTTTTGCAAGTAATAATATTGTGGGACATGTGGCTATCTACATCGGGAATGGCTATATGATTCAGGCAACGCCCTCCCGTGGTGTTCATATTGCGAACTTCTCACAATCGGCTTATTGGAAGAGAACCTTCCTTGGTGCAAAGCGAATCTCTGGCGCCTAAGCCCACCATTGTAAAAATCCAAGCAAGAAAGAAGCCAAGCACGGGAGAGTCTCACTTCCCATGTTTGGCTTTATTTTACTTTTTTTCACTCGCTACTTATTTATTCAGCGACCAATCCACGGATATCCTTCATCATCTCCTCATAAGGCGGATTGATCCCGTCATAATACTTCACAATCTTCCCAGATTTATCGACGAGATAAAAACGGGTTCCATGAATCACCTGATCAGAATTGGGATCCAGCGCGACGACAGTTTGAAAAACCTCCTTGGCCAACTGTGTAATCTCCTCATCACGATACCCAGTCACCCAATACCAGGTCGATAGATCCGCCTGAAAAAGCTCACCATATTCCTTTAATAATTCTGGTGTATCTACAGTAGGATTAACACTGAACGAGATGATTTTCACAGGTAGATCCTCTTCGATCAACATTTGTTGGAGTTTTTGCATATTAGCGGTCATAGGTGGGCAGACCGTATTACATGTAGTAAAAACTAAATCGGTGATCCAGACCGTTCCTTCTAAATCATGTAAGGAGAACGGAGAATTATTATGATCGATAAAAGTAAGATCAGTAAATGGAGAGTCCAGCACCTCCCAATTTAAACGTTCTGTTTGGGGAATGGTGGACCCTTCCGGCGAACAAGCGGTTGTCATTATTAGTAGGATCAGAAGAATGAGCAAGCTTGATCTTCCTCGCCATCGAAAATTTCTCATTCTCATTGAACACTCCCCTTTGTACATGTAGCTAACTTCAATTACTAGAATGATATCTATCTCTAGATTTATATCTATCTATTTTAATCCTATCGAAAATGCTTCCACTTGTACATCTTGGAAATCTCATAATCTATCACAACATATTTCAGCAACATTCTTGATTATTTTGACATTTATAATATTCTTTACTATTTTTTATCTTTTATGTTACAATATCAGCACCAAGCAATTGCTTTACAATTTAAAGTTGTTAGATTTTACGAAGAATAATGAAGGAGGAATAGGATGAAACGCTGGATATTATCAATCATGTTACTCGCTGCTTTATCAATGGCTTTAGTTGGTTGTGGAGGTCAATCTAGTAGTGGTGGTAGCACTGCTTTAACCATTCTTACTGGTTCTGAGCAAGGAACCTATTATCCCCTTGGCGGTGCATTGGCTAGCATTATCAATGATGAGGTAGAGAATATGAGCGCAACAGCTGTCACTTCTGGTGCTTCCGTTGCCAATATCAATGATGTCAATGATAATAAAGCAGAATTGGCATTGGTACAAAATGACGTGGCCTTCTATGCAGTGGAAGGAACTCAATTCTTCGACCAGAAAACCGAGGGTTTCTCCGCTGTAGCTACCCTCTATCCTGAAGTGGTACAGATTGTGGTTCTAGCAGATAGCGGAATTGAAAATGTTGACGACTTACGTGGCAAACGGGTTGCTGTTGGTGACCAAGGATCTGGTGCTGAGGTAAACGCCCGTCAGATTCTTGAAGCTCATGGTATCACCTATGATGATATTCGCGTGGAATATATGAAGTTCGGAACAGCAACCGAAGGAATTCAGGATGGAAATATTGATGCAGGCTTTATTACAGCAGGCACACCCACTGCCGCAGTAGAGCAATTGAAGGTGAGTAAGAAGATTCGCTTAATTAGTCTCGACCCTCAAGCCATTGATAAGCTAACAACAGACTACCCCTATTACACACCCTTCACTGTAGAAAAGGATCTCTATGGAATGGATGAAGATGCGCAAACTCTTGCTGTTCAAGCTATGCTTATTGCAAGTAATTCCATGAGTGAAGAGGATGTTTACCAAATTACAAAAGCAATGTTTGAGCATGTGGATGAATTCGCCAAAGCACATCAACGGAGTGGGAGCTATATCACCCTCGATTCTGCACAAGAAGGTTTATCAGTTCCTCTCCATCCTGGTGCGAAACGATTCTATGATGAGGTAAAATAATTCCTACCATGAAACCGATCTTGCGAAAGGCATTGCATCAATGCAATGCCTTTCGTTACACCCATCCGTTGCTTACCTGGGGTAGCCTTATCATTTTACTCAGCCTCATCGCTCTACTCTGTATCATTCTTAGTACCCCGCCATTTCTCATGGTAATTGAGGAGTATCGCACTGGGAGAATTCT
Proteins encoded in this region:
- a CDS encoding threonine ammonia-lyase: MITIEDVMNARLQIADLCKVTPLLHSTLLSKSCGNQLLIKGEHLQKTGAFKLRGAVNKVKTLKSQGVKHVVAASSGNHGQAVAYVAKQLGMEATIVVPETVPRCKEQAIRLYEATVVHRGITSAERINWAKQYCDEVGAALVLPYDDELVMAGQGTIGLELVEQFDEIDTIYVPVGGGGLLAGITIAIKQLKPSIQLIGAEPLLANDTYLSLQEGKRVTIPPSTTLADGLRTNTPGELTFPILQHYLDDMVLISEEEMGAAFYATMLYLKHVVEPSAAIAIAGAMAHPPKGKKIVAIASGGNVDPMVIPQLLQLAQMLN
- the trxB gene encoding thioredoxin-disulfide reductase, with the protein product MKKVLIIGTGPAGLTAAIYLARANLEPLVVEGYNPGGQLTTTTTVENFPGFPEGIDGSELMQRMRLQAERFGAQFIQGEVTKLGLEASPYQIHLSNGDTMNAVAIIISTGASARLLGIPGEKENMGRGVSTCATCDGFFYRGKRILVVGGGDSAMEEANYLTRFASEVSIVHRREELRASKIMQERARKNPKINWLLNRTPLEVVAENERVSGLRIRDNRTGVEELVETDGIFIAIGHQPNTAFLQGQLPLDEQGYLQVERGSPRTSIPGIFACGDVQDPHYRQAITSAGSGCMAAMDCERFLEGSAYHDWSSN
- a CDS encoding DUF1811 family protein, which translates into the protein MNKHYSQMTEEELHDEILMLAQHIRVAKEANNEFELPILEQKMLLVKSHLVDQSMIHPGDLYAIDEEPGSTFRIHHLKGVFAWGNRNEESEMIGLILAKLGQKLESAPQE
- a CDS encoding C40 family peptidase, with product MRKQQLRWYLLLLLCFALFLTACNTQNQGAANENKPNQATKVKNPQNVPHQNNATKHLTPTTNKTGSKATTHGNHFSKEKAVEQEIKVAVNHDYTDTVHAYQLDGKTYIPIKPLLEILGFHIIHQEDHKLSAGFTDELIHVESDGTTAIIEGKHLFLNEPVLRTDSEMYATVSTLQQLFGDLYHVNASDHQLHFNADNQRFGFPKEKSPSDIHVDEAVPALSSTMADQIILTAKKYVGTPYVFGAAAGQSRTFDCASFVQYVYAKHGIKLPRVSRVQAKLGTPISVNNLQKGDLLFFYWPGRFASNNIVGHVAIYIGNGYMIQATPSRGVHIANFSQSAYWKRTFLGAKRISGA
- a CDS encoding SCO family protein, with product MRNFRWRGRSSLLILLILLIMTTACSPEGSTIPQTERLNWEVLDSPFTDLTFIDHNNSPFSLHDLEGTVWITDLVFTTCNTVCPPMTANMQKLQQMLIEEDLPVKIISFSVNPTVDTPELLKEYGELFQADLSTWYWVTGYRDEEITQLAKEVFQTVVALDPNSDQVIHGTRFYLVDKSGKIVKYYDGINPPYEEMMKDIRGLVAE
- a CDS encoding TAXI family TRAP transporter solute-binding subunit, producing MKRWILSIMLLAALSMALVGCGGQSSSGGSTALTILTGSEQGTYYPLGGALASIINDEVENMSATAVTSGASVANINDVNDNKAELALVQNDVAFYAVEGTQFFDQKTEGFSAVATLYPEVVQIVVLADSGIENVDDLRGKRVAVGDQGSGAEVNARQILEAHGITYDDIRVEYMKFGTATEGIQDGNIDAGFITAGTPTAAVEQLKVSKKIRLISLDPQAIDKLTTDYPYYTPFTVEKDLYGMDEDAQTLAVQAMLIASNSMSEEDVYQITKAMFEHVDEFAKAHQRSGSYITLDSAQEGLSVPLHPGAKRFYDEVK